The genomic DNA CATAACGGGTCGATCTCTCCGCACTCACTGCAAATGATTACACAACAATTAGTTAGCAAACAAACACTCGAACAATCAATCAGGAATCATCAAGTCCTAAGCGACTAACTTCGTCAAACTATACAAATGTCATACTCAACAATATTTAACAGTAGTGAAGTGAATAAACAGACGATAAATAACTTCAACGCTATATATTATGCATCCTTAATTGCTAGCTACACGGTAGCTAGATGTGATAATCATGTCATTATCATATCTTTTAAACCATTTATTATGACTATTATTGGGTTTCTAATAAActccttttaattttctttcataaaaaaacaaattctcatGTTCAATGATAGACACATTTCGATTATTTGGGtcttttagtttctgtttataTATGGAAATTGGAAGGGTAGAGAAAACATCCAATTTATTTGGGCATGAGCATTTCCACACAATGAATTATcacctaattaattaagcttttcTTACTGCAACTCAAAACTAAGATGCATGcctgcctatatatatatatatatatatattatcaaattctaCAACTTTCCCGGATCAACAATATTATTATTGGCAAACTTAATTTTACcggttttccaaaaaaaaatctgaaataaATCTTCAAAAAGCATAAGAATGAAGTAATTAGATAGTGCCGAGTACTTTTGGAAAGTAACCATTGGATTTNNNNNNNNNNNNNNNNNNNNNNNNNNNNNNNNNNNNNNNNNNNNNNNNNNNNNNNNNNNNNNNNNNNNNNNNNNNNNNNNNNNNNNNNNNNNNNNNNNNNATTGTAATTAACGGTGTATATAGTTCGTtcgtttatttaaaatttttaaataatatgataatattatcATACAGCAATATCATTAAATCCACAAAATATAATctaaattgtaaaataaattttctcagTTTTACTaaatatatcttttttattaagGTAATCATTAATTTCTAACACGACTTTCAAATTCAATACaaattcaacataaaattaatgagTCTTGATTGAAAaattgacttatttaattaaattaactaaattaaaattaatttatataatcatACATTTATATCTTGATTCACAAAGTACTAAATCTACCCTTGCACTAAAAGAAGAgctaacttttaaaaagaacCATAATTTAGAGTTACGTACAAGCATGACAGCTGGCTGCAAGCCACCCAAGGACGATAAGCAACCTCCTTAATGCGCCTGAATCTCTCCGGCCGTGGATTCGGCGGAGTAATTATTcagtatttttaaaaagtaacaatgCTCTGTTTTAGTGAATATCAGCgtctgaatctctctctctctctctctctctctctatatatatatatatatatgtatatattttgaagtATTGACGTACTCGCAATTTGTCGGTGCCTTACTCTGCATGGAGAGAAAGGGAAGAAAGTAGAGAAAGacaaaagtattgtttggtaaAACGCaattaatgaagtaatttattGTGATAATAGTTACTGGAAAATGTAGTACAGATACATAGATCATCCACTGAGCATAATTTATAAccaaagaataatatatatatatatatatcacattaacAAACACTCACACTGCAGGACCCCCATTTATTTCTTCAATATATAATGAAATATTAACTGTCGCTAATATATTTTGACGGTCCATTCCAACATCCATGAgcctagaaagagagaaagatttgATTGAATATATTTCAAGGGCACTTGGGTTTGCCCTTGGAGTTCTTGAGGTCTCTGTAGCAAGGACACTCGTCCTTGTTCCCATAAGTCCCAGAGGGCACGCACTGGCACTTGTCACAGCAAATTCCGCAGTACTTCAAGCACCGATCCTTCACGCCCGCATTCGCGCACCTCTCCCCGCACTTGGAGTCACAGAAGCCTTCATTTTTCACATTCAAAAAcagatcaaaataattaattagtttacaAACTAAATCCTGCCCAAGAAATTAAACACAGTGGGCATGCATGATCTTACTTGAACCAGCCATGGTGGCCTCGAAGAACGAGGAGGTGATGATGACAAGACATAGGAGCACAAAAGTTGCAGAAACGAGCTTCATGTTTCTGGGTGTTAAGGAAATGTGGGAAAAAAAGACGTTTGGATGGAAGgaattgtgtgtgtgtgaggtGAGGTGGTGAAGACGTGGAGATGGAGGAGTATTTATAGTGAGAAAAAGGAAGGGGCAGGTGAAATGTTAggaagcaaaataaataaacaaagataTCAACTTGTTGATTACACTCTGTAAAAGcatggttttgttttttagaatCCAAATATTAATGCGTCTTGTGAAGAGGGATTCTTGGTCtttatttagaaaatattttgacatAGTTGTTGGTGTGGCAGCTGTTCATTGGGCCTTTCTAATTAACATCTACTACGCAAGGGGCAGCTTAAATTTGTCTTATCTCAATGCTGAAGGTTACCGGAAGCTTCGAGATTTCAACCTACCTTTTCCACGCACAAGCTTGACagattttcatctaattttatcaaattaattattagatggATTTCATtgtagagtaatgttatttagtaaactgttgtATCATTTTAATCAAGGACGAAGCCAGCTTTGAATTTATGACGGACctagggccaaaaaaattttaggagggaccaattggcaaaaaaataccttaaattattttttttttaccttaattttttttttgtgccttaatttttttttttctttaattgggGGGGAGGGCAGGGCCACTACCGGTCTTACCCTAAATCCGTCTCTGATTatcatacaacttgatgatattgtaataaaaatcaactattaaattaaaacttgaaaaaaaaaagagctgaTCATCACCTTCACATCATCTTAATTgtataacagtttattaaataTTCACATCATCTTAATTgtataacagtttattaaatagTAGTACTCTTTAATACGCTAAGAATCAAACCATTTACTCTAGCtaccattatttttctttatgtcATGCTTTCATAGCTGCATTACCTTGCTTCAACGGTATTCAAAgcttttttgtttctctatatGAAGAAGAATCGTTCAAGGTAAGGTTGATCAATTTCCGCCTACAAAAACCATATATTAGTTGTGTAAGTATTCGAACAGTCGATCTCGTGATATTAACCAAACCCGTGGGCTTGTATATATACAAAGCTTTTTGATGAGATAGAACATGATATTGATGAGAGATGATGAGTTGATGAGAGTGTGCAATGCATGGCATCTTTTAGCTGGCAAAGTGGTCAATGTTGAGTGGGATCCATGAGGCAGAACCTAATAAAGAAGCCCAACTGTGATATCTCTTTGACATCTTTGATGATATCAGACCAGTGGTAGCAACCCCATCGATCGATAGCGATTGGCTTGGACATTTGTTTCTCATGATACTCAAATGGGGAATGCCAAGATTCAGCGTGGATTTCCTCACTCGTTAATTTTGTTGGATTAATAGATTTAatgtataattaaattaatgctCTGGAATTCACTGAGTTGCACCAACGCGGTTCAGAAAAGGAGGATGGTCGGCCCCGCCTTTTGCCTAATAAAGTGTGCCTTGTCACGTGACGTGTCGATACTATTTAAAGGCGAAAACGCAACCCTGCCCATGGAAATGGAAGTGGTCAATCAATCCATACCCCCACGGCTTTTTTTATTCTAtgttcttcaaaaaaaaaaaaaaaaaaaaaaaaaaaagatagataaaaacttttaagaataaaattatttagggtaaagtccacttaaccccatcaaactatcaccacaatgacaatctatccctcaaattatcaattacgacaatttaccccataaactaccaaaacaatgacaatgtaccccccaatgctagcaaaataatgaaattacccttataaaattttcaataagacaaaaatacccttataattttgaaagaaaattaattattagtatttttgtttttattctaataagggtaattttgtcatttttttaaaattgagggtacattgtcattgttttggtaatttgaagggtaaattgtcgcaattgataatttgaggaataaattgttattgagatggtagtttaagggggttaagtGTACTTtactcaattatttttttcattcaactTCTCATATtaccattaattttaaatattttttatcccaaaatttgaactctttttttttaaaaagaaatggaaCATACTGTTTCAAACACATCCTGCAGTTTTGGACCTTATTagagttttgacaaatagctcGCTCCACCagttttttaaaagttattaatCAGTACTCCATAGgataagcaccaaaaaaaaaaaaaaaaaaacaaagacaaaagcataaaaacaaaaaaacaaagtaatcACAGCTGCTAGAAAAGTTAATAGAATTCACTAATGTGAGGATGGTTCGGCTACCCCTAATCTAGTCAGTCTGATTCGTTCGAATGTGATACATTAATAGATTTTGTCGACTTTTCTAATGATATGAGCTAATTTAATTGTTCTTGTTTTTGCTAAttaccacatggagtgattaATCACTTTCTAGTACTCAAagagctatttgtcaaaaccctaaactaccTTGACCAAAAATGAATAGATCccaatattttaagaaaaatgtatatttCACCAAAATGCACATGCCATTATATATTAAACTTTTATATGgtataattaaaaacaaaattttaattcaagAGCCAGTGATCATAGTCGTCTCTGATGCCTTAACTCTACATTCCATTATGTATCCTAATTAATTAGtcaactaaaatataaaatacttttttccttttattttgttcttccaTTTAGGCAGGTGTTTTCTACACAAAACCTAGTCCCACTTGTCGTGCTCATGTTAGGAACTCGCTGAGAACTTGTGTCTGGTCAAGCTTCATAATTTGCCTTAGAATCATCACATGTActcaagccaaacaaaacatgGCCCAATTAATGGTACATGAGGCAATGAATAATCTATTCAAGGCCCTGCTGAAAGCTTAAGGGACCAAAAACCCTTTAAAATATCATTCAATTATAAGCCTTTCACAAATGATGGTTTAATACATCCTAGGCGTTTACTTACTTGTTCAAATTCCTAGGCCA from Corylus avellana chromosome ca6, CavTom2PMs-1.0 includes the following:
- the LOC132185622 gene encoding peamaclein, producing the protein MKLVSATFVLLCLVIITSSFFEATMAGSSFCDSKCGERCANAGVKDRCLKYCGICCDKCQCVPSGTYGNKDECPCYRDLKNSKGKPKCP